Sequence from the bacterium genome:
ACAGGCGTAGGATATAACCCTTCTACTGAAACAGATGATTTGACAAAAGGGATAGTAACTCTTGGGTCTATTGGTGTCGGCAAGACTAATAGCGCGTTTTATGATATGCAACAATTTCATTCCCTTGGTAAAAAATTTCTACATCTTGGTTTCAAACAAAGCGTCCGTCATTTTGAAGAAATTCCTATTCTTACTCTTACTACAGGAACTAAAGTAAACTTTTACGGGCAGATATTTGATTACCCGCCTCCCGGGGTAGATGTTATTCAGTGGGATTTGTTGAGTTCAAGGGTATTCGGCGGAACAACCTATATTCTTGACGCAGGTCAATCGCTTTTATTGCAAGTGATTACAGAGCTTAGAAGAGAGGGCAAGCATGTTAATCCAACGACTATATTAGAAAAACTGAAAAAAATAAAAACAAGTTTCGGAAGAGAAGGCGAATGGAAAGCGACTCTTATCAACAGGTTTACGGAGTTTAATATTGTCTGCGGCGGAATGTTCAGCAGAGAAGTCAGGTTTCCATTGGAGAAACTGATAGAATCCCATAATATAGAAATTGAGTTGGACAGTGCCGGCCATTTTGCGCCATTTATTGCTACTATGATTATTGCGTATCTCTATGAATACAGGAAAGCGAACAATATCAGAGGAAACAAGTTAATAACTCCCATTATGTGCGATGAGTTGCATTCACTGGTAAACACCACGATGGCTCAGTATTTTCAAAAAGAGGAGTTACCTCTGCTTGATTATATGAGGAAAGGAAGGGAGTTCGGCATCGGGCTTGTGCTTTTCACAAATGAAATAAAAACCATACCTTCAGCCATCAAGACGCAGGCGCATATTAAAATAATGATGCGGTGCGCTGATTTTAACGAAATCCAGGCAATGGGCTCTGCAATGAATCTAACACAGGAACAAATGGAGCTCTGCCTTGATTTGCCGGTGGGATGGGGAATAGTGAAAATTCCGGAAATTGCCCCGTTTCTTACATATTTTCCACTTGTGGGAGGAAAAGATGATAACTGATAGTCAGATAAACGAACGAAATAAGCGTCTTTTAGCCGGCACTGAATTTGAATCAATTTTACGGAAATACGAGGAAGTGCCTCCTAATGCAAATCAGGGAAAGGAAACAAGTGAAACAGTAACGGCAAACGAAACAATAGGAACGAATGAAACAAGTAGAGCACCGAGAACGAACGAACCTAATGAATCTCCCACACCGCAAGCGGCGGGGTATCAAACAGAAACAAACAACACAACATGCAACATCTCATCCCACGCCCCAAGGGGCGGGGAATTCCAAGTTAAAAAGCCTGAGAAAGTATTCATCAAACAAGAGCCAACCACTCAGCTTACCAATGAAGAGCGAAGTTTTCTTAATGATGTTTACAATCATGAGTTTGAATCGCTTGTAAACCGCTTCAGAAACTTGGGATTATCAGCAGGAAGCGGAAGCAGGCTTGTTGCAAAACTTGTATCTTTGAACTTAATCAGAAAACTAGAAATTAATCTTGGTGGTCGTGGAAATTCAATAACACTGCTTGAACTGACAGGCGAAGCCTATCTGTTGCTCAAACTAGAGCCCAAAAAATACGGAAGAGGGAGCGGGATGGAACACTATTTTTGGCAGGTCAAAGTCAAGGATACTTTAAAACCGTTAGGCAGTGCGGAAATTGAGGAAAATGTTAAAAATAAATTTATTGACGTAACATTAAGACTGCCTGATGGCAGTCTTCTCATCGGAATTGAGATAGAAATATCTTCGGCAAAAGAGCATATCGTTGAGCAGATTAAGCGAGATATTGAGGCAGGTATTGATTTTCTGATTATCGGATTCAAAGACAAAAGGCTGTTTGAGCAAATGCAAAAAACAATAAGTGCATCAAATAAGTTAATACCGGACAAGGTAAGATTATGCCTGCTTCCAGAAATAGTGAAAGAAGCAATGAAATTAGCAAATAAAAAATGAAGAAGTCTGTTTTAGAAAAATTTTTTATTCCTTTTTGCAACAAGTTTGTAAAGGGGGAAACATGGAAAACAGCACTTTGCATAATGATTCGGACAACGAACAACAAACCCTTGAAAAACTCATTGTCAAGGCAGTGTATAGGAAATACCAGAAACAGGGGCAAAGGCAAGATGCCAAAAAACATGCAGTTGAAAAGGAAGCTGACAAAACCGATGCTCCTGTTGCAGTTGGCTCTGAAGTATAGGTTACTTTAGTGGCACAATGTATTTAATTGACTTTTGGACTTTATAAAAATGTATAAAGACAAATTTATAGCGGGATACATCCGTGTGAGCACGGAGATGCAGATAGAACGGGATAGTGTAATTCAACAGGAAGACGCGATAAAGGCTTATGCTAAGGCAAAGGGAATGCCATACAAGATTTACAAAGATTTGGGCATATCAGGCAAAAACACAGAAAGACCGGGATTTCAAAATCTAATTCGGGATGTAAAGTCAAATCAGGTCAGTTCTGTAATTGTGACGAGGCTGGACCGTATCACCCGCAGCCTGCTTGACTTGATAAATCTCGAGAAAATATTTGAGCAATACGATACCTCTTTTGTTTCATTAACGCAAAATCTTGATACATCAACACCTATGGGACGGTTTTCTTTTTACATTTTAGGCTCAGTCGCCCAACTCGAAAGAGAGGTTGATGCGGAGCGGGTTGCGGAGAATATGACTGCGAGAGCGATAAGAAAGAAATGGAACGGCGGAGTTATTCCCTGGGGTTTCAAGTATGTTCCTAAAGAAAAAACAATAGCAATAGAGCCAAAAGAAGCAGAAGTAGTCAAAAAGATATACGAGCTCTACTCGGAGCATAAAAGCTTTAGGAAAGTATTGCAGTTGTTAAATTCAACAGGCTACAGGACAAGGAACGGCAGTTACTGGGCTGGCACATCTATCCATAGAATTTTGAGTAACCCCATATATGTCGGAGCTCTGACTTACAACAAGAGAAAAACCAAGGGCAACACATCCGTATCAAGGCCGAAAGAAGAGCATACAATAGTGGAGAATGTTTTTGAGCCGATAATTGAAAAGGAAAAATATCAGGAAATCCAGGCAATGATAGACAAAAACAAGCCCATAGCTTCAAGGACAAAGGGGTCAAGACATCTGCTTTCCGGATTAGTGAAATGCGAATTATGTGGGACTAAAATGTTCGGCTGGAGCGGGTATACTAAGAGAGGCAATAGATTTTATTCCTATTACAAGTGCAATGGGGCAATATCAAAAGGAAAAAGCTTTTGCGCCGGCAACAACATAGATATGAAAACACTTGAGAACATGGTTGAGAGTGAGCTTAAAGAGTTTTCGTTAAAGCCTGAGAAATTGACCGAGAAACTGGCACAATATAAAAACGAGTTTGAAGCTTCTGTGGAACCATTGCTGAAAGAAAGAAAAACATTAGAAAGCGAGATGTCAAAGCTTGAACAAAGAATCGAAAAGACATTCGGGCTTTACGAAGAAAGCATTATCACAAAACAGGAGTTTGTAGAACGAAAGAGTAAGATAGACAGCGAGAAAGCTTTTTGCAAAACTCAGTTAGAAAGCTTGGACGACAAGTTTTCTTCTCATGATTTGACAAGTTTCAGCCCTGATAATGTATTAAAACAAGTAAGAAACTTTGCGGATGTTTACAAAGAATTGAACTTTGATGAAAAACGAGAATTTCTGAAATGCCTGTTTCCGGAGATAAGGGTTGGCAAGAAAGAGATAACTTACAGCTTGAGACTTTATCCGGGTTTGTTTAACTATGACGCTGACTGGAAGAGCTTGAATCGCAGAAACGTTAAAGATTCGGGGGCTGTGACGATAGAGTATAAGACTTTAAGAGACCCGATAGGGCAAATTGAGATTTCCGGGGAACAGATTAAACAATTTAGGAAGGAGAAGGGATTAACTCAGAAACAGTTTGGTGAGATAATGGGAGTGGACAAGATATCTGTATTTTGTTGGGAGAAAGGGAAATATAGTCCATTAAAAAAACATAAAGGGAAATTGATGCAAATTTTTAATCAAGCTCTATTTAAGGGAAATAACAAGAGAGCAAAATGATTTTTTGTATATTTGTAGAACAATTACATCTTTTCTTGAAGCTATAAATGAATATTGGCATTAGCTCTTTTATTAAAAAAACTGGTTCAACTATATAGCATAGAGTTGCCAATCTATATCTTCACTATTTCAAAAGACAGCTGCTTGTATTTGGCATTTTTGCTATTATAAGGATACTCTCGCCCTAAATTACCTACTTTCCGTTTCCAAATTTCCCCTACAGCAATTAACTTAAGGTTATTTTTC
This genomic interval carries:
- a CDS encoding recombinase family protein, which encodes MYKDKFIAGYIRVSTEMQIERDSVIQQEDAIKAYAKAKGMPYKIYKDLGISGKNTERPGFQNLIRDVKSNQVSSVIVTRLDRITRSLLDLINLEKIFEQYDTSFVSLTQNLDTSTPMGRFSFYILGSVAQLEREVDAERVAENMTARAIRKKWNGGVIPWGFKYVPKEKTIAIEPKEAEVVKKIYELYSEHKSFRKVLQLLNSTGYRTRNGSYWAGTSIHRILSNPIYVGALTYNKRKTKGNTSVSRPKEEHTIVENVFEPIIEKEKYQEIQAMIDKNKPIASRTKGSRHLLSGLVKCELCGTKMFGWSGYTKRGNRFYSYYKCNGAISKGKSFCAGNNIDMKTLENMVESELKEFSLKPEKLTEKLAQYKNEFEASVEPLLKERKTLESEMSKLEQRIEKTFGLYEESIITKQEFVERKSKIDSEKAFCKTQLESLDDKFSSHDLTSFSPDNVLKQVRNFADVYKELNFDEKREFLKCLFPEIRVGKKEITYSLRLYPGLFNYDADWKSLNRRNVKDSGAVTIEYKTLRDPIGQIEISGEQIKQFRKEKGLTQKQFGEIMGVDKISVFCWEKGKYSPLKKHKGKLMQIFNQALFKGNNKRAK